The following proteins are co-located in the Enoplosus armatus isolate fEnoArm2 chromosome 10, fEnoArm2.hap1, whole genome shotgun sequence genome:
- the LOC139291171 gene encoding phospholipase A and acyltransferase 3-like yields the protein MAPTLYDEKPELGDLIEIFRGTYQHWAVYVGDGFVVHLAPPSEVLGAGTNSMMSVLSEKAMVKKEELWDVVGTNQWKINNSLDKEYKPRPVCVIVREAIALVGEELPYCVFRGNCEHFANELRYGKAESRQVRKAGETAMVAGVAAVVGLGIVALAGALFGGGKKENKNTQ from the exons atggcCCCGACACTG TATGATGAGAAACCAGAGCTTGGAGACTTGATTGAGATCTTCCGGGGCACCTATCAGCACTGGGCTGTCTATGTTGGCGATGGCTTCGTGGTCCACTTGGCACCACCCT CTGAGGTCCTGGGTGCAGGCACCAACAGCATGATGTCCGTCCTGTCTGAGAAGGCCATGGTGAAGAAAGAGGAGCTGTGGGACGTGGTGGGAACCAACCAGTGGAAAATCAACAACAGCCTGGACAAGGAGTACAAGCCCCGTCCGGTCTGCGTCATTGTGAGGGAGGCCATTGCGCTGGTGGGCGAGGAGCTGCCGTACTGCGTCTTCAGGGGGAACTGTGAGCACTTTGCAAACGAGCTGCGCTACGGAAAAGCAGAATCCCGGCAG GTACGTAAGGCAGGAGAAACCGCCATGGTCGCAGGTGTGGCTGCAGTGGTGGGTCTGGGCATCGTGGCTCTGGCAGGAGCTCTGTTTGGAGGcggcaaaaaagaaaacaagaacacacagtaA
- the scyl1 gene encoding N-terminal kinase-like protein, whose amino-acid sequence MWSFFARDPVKDFAYEILPDTQEKSGIWSLHRGKRKTNGEPVSVFVYEVAQGTEQQTQLAKAAFKRMKTLRHPNILAYVDGLETEKSLYLVTEQVTPLSVHLKAQAEKGGAGDLEVSWGLHQIVKALSFLVNDCHLLHNNLGVWSVFVDRAGEWKLGGLDHVVPEQGDPSGVSLPAPKAVYPDMEKYDPPETPNSSGEKWAGEVWRLGCLIWEVFNGPLPRTSSLRSLGKVPKALVPHYCELVGANPRARPNPARFLQNCRAPGGFLSNSFVESNLFLEEIQIKEPAEKQQFFQDLSDNLDSFPEDFCKHKVLPQLLTAFEFGNAGAVVLTPLFKVGKFLSAEEYQQKIIPVIVKMFSSTDRAMRIRLLQQMEQFIQYLNEAAVNSQIFPHVVHGFTDTNPAIREQTVKSMLLLAPKLNETNLNQELMRHFARLQAKDEQGPIRCNTTVCLGKIASYLNAGTRQRVLISAFSRATKDPFPASRSAGVLGFAATHNYYSVTEIAGRILPTLCVITVDPDKGVRDQAFKAIKSFLSKLETVSEDPTKLADIEKDVGSCAQPAGASSSWAGWAVTGVSSLTSKLIRNAPGAEGAPAAEGRGPANDTSPTSATDGAPTPDSEDKTQASVTHHAASSRANQSQTLEVTDNDDEPIGDRWDEEEDWGSLEDPEKAHTEPDDWNTDWSGMASSKKKASDRGVGRSSSSTAVKKQSSDWSSSGWDADDSWSNEKEGQGQSSAGEEGWGNDWGEEDTDTTLTNATLPLPEGVRLTSDYNWDSSSAAKGASQNDLFASVSQRNTAGTAATTAGDSWGAEATGDWGAEESWESVDGNQGLSKAELSKKKREERRKELEAKRAERKAAKGPLKLGARKLD is encoded by the exons acagagaagagcCTGTACCTGGTTACTGAGCAGGTGACTCCCCTGTCAGTCCACCTGAAGGCCCAGGCAGAgaagggtggagctggggaccTGGAGGTCTCCTGGGGACTGCACCAGATAGTG AAAGCTCTGAGTTTCCTGGTCAACGACTGCCACCTGCTCCATAACAACTTGGGTGTATGGTCAGTTTTTGTGGATCGAGCTGGGGAGTGGAAGCTCGGTGGCCTCGACCATGTGGTCCCTGAACAGGGTGACCCAAGCGGGGTCTCACTCCCCGCCCCCAAGGCTGTTTACCCAGACATGGAGAAATATGACCCACCAGAGACGCCCAATAGCAGTGGAGAGAAATG GGCAGGGGAGGTGTGGCGATTAGGCTGCCTGATCTGGGAGGTGTTCAATGGGCCACTACCTCGCACGTCCTCCCTTCGTTCACTGGGAAAG GTCCCCAAGGCCCTGGTCCCTCATTACTGTGAGCTGGTGGGAGCTAACCCCCGAGCTCGGCCCAACCCAGCCCGCTTTCTCCAGAACTGTCGAGCCCCAGGGGGGTTCCTCAGCAACAGCTTTGTGGAGAGCAACCTTTTCCTGGAGGAAATACAG ATCAAGGAGCCAGCTGAGAAGCAGCAGTTCTTCCAGGATCTGAGTGATAATCTGGACTCCTTCCCTGAAGACTTCTGTAAACACAAGGTCCTGCCTCAGCTGCTCACCGCCTTCGAGTTTGGCAATGCAGGCGCTGTAGTCCTCACACCGCTCTTCAAG gtGGGGAAGTTCCTGTCAGCAGAAGAGTACCAACAGAAGATCATCCCTGTTATCGTGAAGATGTTTTCCTCCACAGACAGGGCCATGAGGATACGACTGCTGCAGCAG ATGGAGCAGTTCATTCAGTATCTGAATGAGGCAGCAGTCAATTCCCAGATTTTCCCTCATGTTGTTCACGGCTTCACAGACACCAACCCTGCCATCAGAGAACAGACTGTGAAG TCTATGTTGCTGCTGGCTCCAAAGCTGAATGAGACCAACCTGAACCAGGAACTGATGCGTCACTTTGCCCGGCTGCAGGCCAAAGACGAACAAGGCCCAATCCGGTGCAACACCACCGTCTGCCTGGGCAAGATCGCCTCCTACCTCAATGCCGGG ACTCGACAACGTGTTCTGATTTCTGCCTTCTCAAGAGCCACTAAAGACCCCTTTCCAGCTTCACGCTCCGCTGGAGTACTGGGCTTCGCCGCCACACACAACTACTACAGTGTAACAGAGATTGCAGGCCGCATCCTGCCCACCCTCTGTGTCATTACTGTTGACCCTGATAAGGGCGTCAGGGACCAG gcATTCAAAGCCATCAAGAGTTTCCTTTCCAAGCTGGAGACTGTGTCAGAAGACCCCACCAAGCTGGCTGATATCG AAAAGGACGTAGGGTCGTGTGCTCAGCCTGCAGGGGCCTCTTCCAGCTGGGCCGGCTGGGCTGTGACTGGAGTGTCCTCGCTGACGTCTAAACTGATCCGCAACGCTCCAGGGGCAGAGGGGGCTCCAGCAGCTGAGGGCAGAGGACCCGCCAATGACACCAGCCCTACTAGTGCCACTGATGGAGCACCCACACCTG ATtctgaagacaaaacacaagcctCGGTGACTCACCATGCTGCCTCTAGTCGTGCCAACCAATCACAGACTCTTGAAGTTACAGACAATGACGACGAGCCAATAGGAGACCGctgggatgaggaggaggactgggGAAGTTTGGAG GACCCAGAGAAAGCTCACACTGAGCCGGATGACTGGAACACTGACTGGTCAGGAATGGCATCGTCGAAAAAGAAGGCCAGTGACAGAGGA GTGGGCCGGTCGTCGTCCTCCACGGCGGTGAAAAAGCAGAGCTCTGACTGGAGCAGCTCAGGCTGGGACGCCGATGACAGCTGGTCCAACGAGAAGGAAGGACAGGGTCAGAGCTCTGCGGGCGAGGAAGGCTGGGGCAATGACTGGGGGGAGGAAGACACGGATACAACCTTGACCAACGCAACGCTCCCCCTGCCTGAAGGGGTGCGGTTAACCAGTGATTACAACTGggacagcagcagtgcagccaAAGGGGCCAGTCAGAATGATTTGTTCGCCAGTGTGTCCCAGAGAAACACAGCCGGCACCGCTGCCACCACG GCTGGAGATAGCTGGGGTGCAGAGGCAACAGGAGACTGGGGAGCTGAGGAGAGCTGGGAGTCAGTGGATGGGAACCAGG GTCTCAGCAAAGCCGAGCTGTCCAAGAAGAaacgggaggagaggaggaaagagctGGAGGCAAAACGGGCCGAGCGCAAAGCTGCTAAAGGTCCTCTCAAACTGGGCGCACGCAAGCTGGACTGA